In Desulfolucanica intricata, the DNA window TGAGTGTTTTGCCCCGATATCGAAGAGTTATATCTGATTTCATAGTAGGTAAATATTCTATTTCTCCACCGTCGACATCCCAGTCAATAATGGTGGATGAAGCATTAAACTGGGGATAATGCCTACGATAATATTCCAACACAAATTTTTCATAAAGCCTGTGCATACGCTGGTCGTCTACATAGCGGGCCAACTTTCGGGAACCGCCCTGCTCGGTCATTAGCATACCTTCGATAACTAGATAGCAGATATTCAGCAGCATTTTATAGGTGGCATTATTCCTATGGTATCTGATACTCGACCATTGAATTCTGCGCGGATTTATTTCATCAACATTACTGAAATAAAGCATTGTTTTCCTTAAGGCTTTTTTATGCTGCGTTGATACTTCCGGACAGCGTATCAAAAGCATTGCAGTGGTTTTGAGAATTTTATTCAAGTAACTGTTTTCTGTAAACTCATCATAATCACAGACCAGTTTCTTTTTAAGTATAGAGTTTTGTACAATGGAGGCGGAGACGTTGATTTTACCTGCAGGATAACTAATGGCTTCTGTTTTGCTGATATACTCCTTGCTTAAGCCTCTTTTAATTTGGTTGGCGATACCTTTGGCCAGGATTGCCGCAAATAAATCGGAGGC includes these proteins:
- a CDS encoding 5-methylcytosine restriction system specificity protein McrC, whose translation is MTFTYASDLFAAILAKGIANQIKRGLSKEYISKTEAISYPAGKINVSASIVQNSILKKKLVCDYDEFTENSYLNKILKTTAMLLIRCPEVSTQHKKALRKTMLYFSNVDEINPRRIQWSSIRYHRNNATYKMLLNICYLVIEGMLMTEQGGSRKLARYVDDQRMHRLYEKFVLEYYRRHYPQFNASSTIIDWDVDGGEIEYLPTMKSDITLRYRGKTLIIDTKYYEKTMQINSLFNSQTIHSHNLYQIFTYVKNMDLARSGNVSGLLLYAKTDEDIVPDNDYIIGGNRISVKTLDLNTDFSNISKQLNAIVEKMLL